The following are encoded together in the Hippoglossus stenolepis isolate QCI-W04-F060 chromosome 12, HSTE1.2, whole genome shotgun sequence genome:
- the lrit1a gene encoding leucine-rich repeat, immunoglobulin-like domain and transmembrane domain-containing protein 1a, which yields MFLVLLLGLYVATGELVSPVSSCPSQCSCFYHNLSDGSKARSVICNDPDISLVPVGFPVDTSKLRIEKTAIQRIPSDAFNYLSSLEFLWMSFNILSALNPDSFRGLFNLEELRLDGNALTAFPWESIMDMPSLRLLDLHNNQLTSLPAEATTHIKNLTYLDLSSNNLLTLPAEVLSTWLAVKPAQGPESSKMILGLHDNPWVCDCRLYDLVQFQKSPTLSVAFIDTRLRCSAPESVSGVLFSDAELRRCQLPRIHTAVARVRSAVGNNVLLRCGTIGVPIPDLTWRRGDGRALNGTVQQETSKEGITWSILSVPAVSYRDSGKYMCKATNYAGNAEAVISLIVSNTPKPEGNQTSSEKKAKVKKSNQIGKAAYQEKLVARYLVPTSTPSSLPALDPGLPPGVGSESELASFSLADRATPGPATSSNPDALLDLEKTNLSNLAANTSSLQQDPDRVVRSVKVVGDTDNTISLNWRAPKAKNTTAFSVLYAVFGERDMRKINVGAGQNRVTIEGLVPRTKYIACVCVRGLIPKKEQCVIFSTDEAASATGTQRLINVIVITVACIIAVPLTVIVCCGALKRRIQKYWGKKSKDIQDSYVTFETLSPGTKAKGLEGEYLNRMNPEESNRLLSARSSLDSEATAKIEGQPNEYFC from the exons ATGTTCCTCGTTCTGCTCCTGGGGCTCTACGTGGCCACAGGTGAACTTGTCTCCCCAGTGAGCTCCTGCCCGTCGCAGTGCAGCTGTTTCTACCACAACCTGAGTGATGGATCAAAGGCCAG gAGCGTGATTTGCAATGATCCCGACATATCTCTTGTGCCTGTCGGGTTCCCTGTTGACACGTCCAAGCTGCGGATTGAGAAGACGGCCATTCAGCGGATACCAAGCGACGCCTTTAACTACCTCTCCAGTCTGGAATTCCTGTGGATGTCTTTCAACATCCTGTCCGCCTTGAATCCGGACAGTTTCCGTGGATTGTTCAACCTGGAAGAGCTTCGTCTGGACGGGAACGCCCTCACCGCCTTTCCCTGGGAATCTATCATGGACATGCCCAGCCTCAGACTTCTCGATTTGCACAACAACCAGCTCACCTCGCTGCCCGCGGAGGCCACCACTCACATTAAGAACCTCACCTACCTGGACCTGTCCAGCAACAACCTGCTGACCCTGCCTGCAGAGGTGCTGTCCACCTGGCTGGCGGTGAAACCAGCGCAAGGACCAGAGAGCTCCAAGATGATACTTG GTCTCCATGACAACCCCTGGGTGTGTGACTGCCGGCTCTACGACCTGGTCCAGTTCCAGAAGTCCCCAACTCTGTCGGTGGCATTCATCGACACGAGGCTGCGGTGTTCAGCCCCAGAGAGTGTGTCGGGGGTTCTGTTCAGTGATGCAGAGCTGAGGCGCTGTCAGCTGCCACGCATCCACACAGCCGTGGCACGAGTCCGGAGCGCTGTTGGAAACAATGTGCTGCTCCGTTGTGGGACCATTGGAGTCCCCATCCCGGACCTGACATGGCGCAGGGGCGATGGACGAGCCCTCAATGGAACAG TTCAGCAGGAAACGTCAAAGGAAGGAATCACCTGGTCCATCCTCAGTGTTCCAGCTGTGTCCTATCGGGATTCAGGGAAATACATGTGCAAGGCCACTAACTATGCAGGGAATGCCGAGGCTGTAATTTCTCTTATTGTCTCTAACACCCCAAAGCCAGAGGGGAACCAAACCAGTAGTGAAAAGAAGGCAAAAGTCAAGAAATCCAACCAAATAGGCAAAGCCGCCTACCAGGAGAAACTGGTGGCCAGATATTTGGTTCCAACCTCGACCCCTTCATCCCTGCCTGCCCTGGATCCTGGCCTTCCACCTGGGGTTGGTTCTGAGTCTGAACTAGCCAGTTTCAGCCTGGCTGACCGAGCCACACCGGGGCCTGCCACCTCCTCCAACCCAGATGCACTGCTGGATCTGGAGAAGACAAACCTGAGCAACTTGGCTGCCAACACCTCGTCACTGCAGCAGGACCCAGACAGGGTGGTCCGGTCAGTGAAGGTAGTGGGGGACACAGACAATACAATTTCTCTGAACTGGAGAGCCCCTAAAGCCAAGAACACTACAGCCTTTAGTGTGCTGTACGCTGTGTTTGGAGAGAGGGACATGAGGAAGATCAATGTTGGGGCGGGACAGAACCGTGTAACCATCGAAGGGCTGGTGCCCAGGACCAAGTAcattgcctgtgtgtgtgtgagggggctGATCCCCAAGAAGGAGCAGTGTGTGATATTTTCCACTGATGAAGCAGCCAGTGCCACTGGCACCCAGAGGCTGATTAACGTGATTGTGATCACAGTGGCCTGTATCATCGCGGTCCCACTCACCGTCATCGTGTGCTGTGGGGCGCTGAAGAGACGCATTCAGAAGTACTGGGGAAAGAAATCCAAGGACATCCAAGATTCATATGTGACCTTTGAAACGCTGTCACCTGGTACAAAGGCCAAAGGGCTCGAGGGCGAGTATTTGAACAGAATGAACCCAGAGGAGTCCAACAGGCTGCTGTCGGCCCGCTCCAGCCTGGACTCTGAGGCCACGGCTAAGATAGAGGGACAGCCCAACGAGTACTTCTGCTGA
- the lrit2 gene encoding leucine-rich repeat, immunoglobulin-like domain and transmembrane domain-containing protein 2 isoform X2 translates to MDIICYLLVIVVLNTQAHGSVPQCVPGCSCVEDRHGRSLICMEENAFGAIPGNLPDDMTKLRIEKSHFTEIPRGAFSSASFLENLWLNFNDITLINSKGLEGLGNLTELRLQGNKLRSVPWTAFEDTPALKVLDLKHNQLDVLPEHALKFLPGLTYLDLSFNRLTVISKEVFQNWPLYQKLQAMEATALGVNVVLALHDNAWLCDCRLKGFVEFIRSPTPPIILMNSYLTCSGPDFRAGKFFHEVELQACVKPAVSSPASNISLPQGANLTLRCLAKARPDPAVWWTYGLKIIRGFHESLERVDEDTIRSFLVIPSLHAADRGVYTCTAVNFIGNSSVSVFLDVLSPDGSHPSNHPGFPAAPSVGDENFYIEIRIAKQTVRGIAIEWYAALDRPAETWFTIHFGRADDNKKEMIYIGPGIHSYSVSDLMPATKYEICVTLKNKTPRPGQCIVFVTGSDVTEMEQREKLIHIIVIVLAMVLAVPIGMYACTTDTRFSCLEDVMKFWKSQRREGGSHEMERERQGTFDSLQAASDEGLVNKESSEDRKAAACVAKM, encoded by the exons ATGGACATAATTTGTTACCTGCTAGTTATAGTTGTGTTGAACACCCAAGCGCATGGAAGCGTCCCTCAATGTGTACCCGGGTGCAGCTGCGTCGAGGACCGTCATGGAAG GTCGCTCATATGTATGGAGGAGAACGCGTTCGGGGCCATACCAGGGAACCTCCCAGATGATATGACCAAATTACGCATAGAAAAATCTCACTTTACTGAAATACCAAGAGGGGCTTTCTCCAGTGCGTCCTTCTTGGAGAACCTGTGGTTGAACTTCAATGACATCACGCTCATAAACTCAAAGGGCCTGGAGGGTTTGGGGAATCTGACCGAGCTGCGCCTGCAGGGGAACAAGCTGCGTTCAGTACCATGGACAGCGTTCGAGGACACGCCGGCTCTCAAGGTCCTGGACCTGAAGCACAACCAGCTGGACGTGCTGCCGGAGCATGCGTTAAAATTTCTGCCAGGTCTGACTTACTTAGACTTATCCTTCAATCGGCTCACGGTCATATCAAAGGAGGTCTTTCAAAACTGGCCCCTCTACCAAAAGCTGCAGGCCATGGAGGCGACCGCCCTCGGGGTGAACGTTGTCCTGGCGCTGCACGACAACGCCTGGCTCTGCGACTGCCGCCTCAAGGGCTTCGTGGAGTTTATCAGGTCCCCAACGCCCCCGATTATACTGATGAACTCCTACTTGACCTGCTCCGGGCCGGACTTTAGGGCGGGCAAGTTCTTCCACGAGGTCGAGCTGCAGGCGTGCGTGAAGCCGGCGGTGAGCAGCCCAGCCTCCAACATCAGCCTGCCGCAGGGCGCCAACCTgacgctgcgctgcctcgccAAGGCCCGGCCAGACCCCGCGGTGTGGTGGACATATGGTCTGAAGATAATCAGAGGCTTTCATG AGTCTCTGGAAAGAGTGGATGAGGACACCATCAGATCCTTCCTGGTGATCCCCTCCCTCCATGCGGCCGACCGGGGCGTCTACACCTGCACCGCTGTCAACTTTATAGGGAACTCCTCTGTCAGTGTCTTCCTGGATGTTCTCTCTCCTGACGGCTCCCACCCGTCAAACCACCCCGGCTTCCCGGCTGCACCCAGTGTTGGGGATGAAAACTTCTACATTGAAATCCGCATCGCCAAACAGACAGTACGTGGCATAGCCATCGAGTGGTACGCTGCCTTGGACCGTCCTGCAGAAACCTGGTTCACCATCCACTTTGGCCGTGCAGATGAtaataagaaagaaatgatCTACATCGGCCCCGGGATTCATTCGTACTCTGTCTCTGATTTGATGCCTGCCACCAAATATGAAATCTGTGTGACCCTCAAGAATAAGACGCCACGTCCAGGCCAATGCATTGTGTTTGTAACAGGAAGTGACGTCACTGAGATGGAACAGAGGGAGAAACTGATTCATATAATAGTGATAGTTTTAGCCATGGTGCTGGCCGTGCCTATAGGCATGTACGCGTGCACCACTGACACTAGGTTCTCCTGTCTGGAGGATGTCATGAAGTTCTGGAAGAGCCAGCGGAGAGAGGGCGGCTCCCATGAGATGGAGCGGGAGAGGCAGGGCACCTTCGACAGCTTGCAGGCCGCCAGCGACGAGGGCCTGGTTAATAAGGAATCCAGTGAAGacaggaag GCCGCGGCGTGTGTTGCAAAGATGTGA
- the lrit2 gene encoding leucine-rich repeat, immunoglobulin-like domain and transmembrane domain-containing protein 2 isoform X1, with product MDIICYLLVIVVLNTQAHGSVPQCVPGCSCVEDRHGRSLICMEENAFGAIPGNLPDDMTKLRIEKSHFTEIPRGAFSSASFLENLWLNFNDITLINSKGLEGLGNLTELRLQGNKLRSVPWTAFEDTPALKVLDLKHNQLDVLPEHALKFLPGLTYLDLSFNRLTVISKEVFQNWPLYQKLQAMEATALGVNVVLALHDNAWLCDCRLKGFVEFIRSPTPPIILMNSYLTCSGPDFRAGKFFHEVELQACVKPAVSSPASNISLPQGANLTLRCLAKARPDPAVWWTYGLKIIRGFHESLERVDEDTIRSFLVIPSLHAADRGVYTCTAVNFIGNSSVSVFLDVLSPDGSHPSNHPGFPAAPSVGDENFYIEIRIAKQTVRGIAIEWYAALDRPAETWFTIHFGRADDNKKEMIYIGPGIHSYSVSDLMPATKYEICVTLKNKTPRPGQCIVFVTGSDVTEMEQREKLIHIIVIVLAMVLAVPIGMYACTTDTRFSCLEDVMKFWKSQRREGGSHEMERERQGTFDSLQAASDEGLVNKESSEDRKVRRRSEDRMIKGKAEHSRLTAVLY from the exons ATGGACATAATTTGTTACCTGCTAGTTATAGTTGTGTTGAACACCCAAGCGCATGGAAGCGTCCCTCAATGTGTACCCGGGTGCAGCTGCGTCGAGGACCGTCATGGAAG GTCGCTCATATGTATGGAGGAGAACGCGTTCGGGGCCATACCAGGGAACCTCCCAGATGATATGACCAAATTACGCATAGAAAAATCTCACTTTACTGAAATACCAAGAGGGGCTTTCTCCAGTGCGTCCTTCTTGGAGAACCTGTGGTTGAACTTCAATGACATCACGCTCATAAACTCAAAGGGCCTGGAGGGTTTGGGGAATCTGACCGAGCTGCGCCTGCAGGGGAACAAGCTGCGTTCAGTACCATGGACAGCGTTCGAGGACACGCCGGCTCTCAAGGTCCTGGACCTGAAGCACAACCAGCTGGACGTGCTGCCGGAGCATGCGTTAAAATTTCTGCCAGGTCTGACTTACTTAGACTTATCCTTCAATCGGCTCACGGTCATATCAAAGGAGGTCTTTCAAAACTGGCCCCTCTACCAAAAGCTGCAGGCCATGGAGGCGACCGCCCTCGGGGTGAACGTTGTCCTGGCGCTGCACGACAACGCCTGGCTCTGCGACTGCCGCCTCAAGGGCTTCGTGGAGTTTATCAGGTCCCCAACGCCCCCGATTATACTGATGAACTCCTACTTGACCTGCTCCGGGCCGGACTTTAGGGCGGGCAAGTTCTTCCACGAGGTCGAGCTGCAGGCGTGCGTGAAGCCGGCGGTGAGCAGCCCAGCCTCCAACATCAGCCTGCCGCAGGGCGCCAACCTgacgctgcgctgcctcgccAAGGCCCGGCCAGACCCCGCGGTGTGGTGGACATATGGTCTGAAGATAATCAGAGGCTTTCATG AGTCTCTGGAAAGAGTGGATGAGGACACCATCAGATCCTTCCTGGTGATCCCCTCCCTCCATGCGGCCGACCGGGGCGTCTACACCTGCACCGCTGTCAACTTTATAGGGAACTCCTCTGTCAGTGTCTTCCTGGATGTTCTCTCTCCTGACGGCTCCCACCCGTCAAACCACCCCGGCTTCCCGGCTGCACCCAGTGTTGGGGATGAAAACTTCTACATTGAAATCCGCATCGCCAAACAGACAGTACGTGGCATAGCCATCGAGTGGTACGCTGCCTTGGACCGTCCTGCAGAAACCTGGTTCACCATCCACTTTGGCCGTGCAGATGAtaataagaaagaaatgatCTACATCGGCCCCGGGATTCATTCGTACTCTGTCTCTGATTTGATGCCTGCCACCAAATATGAAATCTGTGTGACCCTCAAGAATAAGACGCCACGTCCAGGCCAATGCATTGTGTTTGTAACAGGAAGTGACGTCACTGAGATGGAACAGAGGGAGAAACTGATTCATATAATAGTGATAGTTTTAGCCATGGTGCTGGCCGTGCCTATAGGCATGTACGCGTGCACCACTGACACTAGGTTCTCCTGTCTGGAGGATGTCATGAAGTTCTGGAAGAGCCAGCGGAGAGAGGGCGGCTCCCATGAGATGGAGCGGGAGAGGCAGGGCACCTTCGACAGCTTGCAGGCCGCCAGCGACGAGGGCCTGGTTAATAAGGAATCCAGTGAAGacaggaaggtgaggaggaggtcagAAGACAGAATGATTAAGGGCAAAGCTGAACACAGCAGACTCACAGCCGTACTATACTAA